One window from the genome of Lutra lutra chromosome X, mLutLut1.2, whole genome shotgun sequence encodes:
- the ZFX gene encoding zinc finger X-chromosomal protein isoform X3: MTMDAESEIDPCKVDGTCPEVIKVYIFKADPGEDDLGGTVDIVESEPENDHGVELLDQNSSIRVPREKMVYMTVNDSQQEDEDLNVAEIADEVYMEVIVGEEDAAAAAAAAAAHEQQIDDNEIKTFMPIAWAAAYGNNSDGIETRNGTASALLHIDESAGLGRLAKQKPKKRRRPDSRQYQTAIIIGPDGHPLTVYPCMICGKKFKSRGFLKRHMKNHPEHLTKKKYRCTDCDYTTNKKISLHNHLESHKLTSKAEKAIECDECGKHFSHAGALFTHKMVHKEKGANKMHKCKFCEYETAEQGLLNRHLLAVHSKNFPHICVECGKGFRHPSELKKHMRIHTGEKPYQCQYCEYRSADSSNLKTHVKTKHSKEMPFKCDICLLTFSDTKEVQQHALIHQESKTHQCLHCDHKSSNSSDLKRHIISVHTKDYPHKCDMCDKGFHRPSELKKHVAAHKGKKMHQCRHCDFKIADPFVLSRHILSVHTKDLPFRCKRCRKGFRQQNELKKHMKTHSGRKVYQCEYCEYSTTDASGFKRHVISIHTKDYPHRCEYCKKGFRRPSEKNQHIMRHHKEVGLP; encoded by the exons ATGACCATGGATGCAGAGTCGGAAATTGATCCTTGTAAGGTGGATGGCACTTGCCCTGAAGTCATCAAGgtgtacatttttaaagctgACCCCGGAGAGGATGACTTAG GTGGCACCGTAGACATTGTGGAGAGTGAGCCTGAGAATGACCATGGAGTTGAATTACTTGATCAGAATAGCAGTATTCGTGTGCCAAGGGAAAAGATGGTTTATATGACCGTCAACGACTCTCAGCAAGAAGATGAAGATTTAA ATGTCGCGGAAATCGCTGATGAAGTGTATATGGAGGTGATCGTAGGGGAGGAGGatgcagcggcggcggcggcagccgcTGCAGCGCACGAGCAGCAGATCGACGACAATGAAATCAAAACCTTCATGCCAATAGCCTGGGCAGCGGCTTACG GTAATAATTCTGATGGAATTGAAACCCGGAATGGCACTGCAAGTGCCCTCTTGCACATAGATGAGTCTGCTGGGCTCGGTAGACTGgctaaacaaaaaccaaagaaaaggagaagacctGATTCCAGGCAGTACCAAACAG cAATAATTATTGGCCCTGATGGACATCCCTTGACTGTCTATCCTTGCATGATTTGTGGGAAAAAATTTAAGTCGAGAGGTTTTTTGAAAAGGCACATGAAAAACCATCCTGAACACCTTACCAAGAAGAAGTACCGCTGTACTGACTGTGATTACACTACCAACAAGAAGATAAGTTTACACAACCACCTGGAGAGCCACAAGCTGACCAGCAAGGCAGAGAAGGCCATCGAATGCGATGAGTGTGGGAAGCATTTCTCTCATGCTGGGGCTTTGTTTACTCACAAAATGGTGCATAAGGAGAAAGGAGCCAACAAAATGCACAAGTGTAAATTCTGTGAATATGAGACAGCTGAACAAGGGTTGTTGAATCGCCACCTTTTGGCGGTCCACAGCAAGAACTTTCCTCATATTTGTGTGGAGTGCGGCAAAGGTTTCCGTCACCCGTCAGAGCTCAAAAAGCACATGCGCATCCATACCGGGGAGAAGCCGTACCAGTGCCAGTACTGCGAGTATAGGTCCGCAGACTCTTCTAACTTGAAAACACATGTAAAAACGAAGCATAGTAAAGAGATGCCATTCAAGTGTGACATCTGCCTTCTGACTTTCTCAGATACCAAAGAGGTGCAGCAACATGCTCTTATCCACCAGGAAAGCAAAACACACCAGTGTTTGCACTGCGACCACAAGAGCTCGAACTCAAGCGATTTGAAACGACACATAATTTCGGTTCACACGAAGGACTACCCCCATAAGTGTGACATGTGTGATAAAGGCTTTCACAGGCCTTCCGAACTCAAGAAACACGTGGCTGCCCACAAGGGTAAAAAAATGCACCAGTGTAGACATTGTGACTTTAAGATCGCAGATCCATTTGTCCTAAGTCGTCATATTCTCTCGGTTCACACGAAAGATCTTCCGTTTAGGTGTAAGAGATGTAGAAAGGGATTTCGGCAACAGAATGAGCTTAAAAAGCATATGAAGACACACAGTGGCAGGAAGGTGTACCAGTGTGAGTACTGTGAGTATAGCACTACAGATGCCTCGGGCTTTAAACGGCACGTCATCTCCATCCACACGAAAGACTATCCTCACCGGTGTGAGTACTGCAAGAAAGGCTTCCGCAGACCTTCCGAAAAGAACCAGCACATAATGCGACATCATAAAGAAGTGGGCCTGCCCTAA